Proteins encoded within one genomic window of Rhinolophus sinicus isolate RSC01 linkage group LG14, ASM3656204v1, whole genome shotgun sequence:
- the PSMA5 gene encoding proteasome subunit alpha type-5: MFLTRSEYDRGVNTFSPEGRLFQVEYAIEAIKLGSTAIGIQTSEGVCLAVEKRITSPLMEPSSIEKIVEIDAHIGCAMSGLIADAKTLIDKARVETQNHWFTYNETMTVESVTQAVSNLALQFGEEDADPGAMSRPFGVALLFGGVDEKGPQLFHMDPSGTFVQCDARAIGSASEGAQSSLQEVYHKSMTLKEAIKSSLIILKQVMEEKLNATNIELATVQPGRNFHMFTKEELEEVIKDI, translated from the exons ATGTTCCTCACCCGGTCTGAGTACGACAG ggGTGTGAATACTTTTTCTCCTGAAGGAAGATTATTTCAAGTGGAATATGCCATTGAGGCTATCAAG CTTGGTTCCACAGCTATTGGAATCCAGACATCAGAGGGCGTGTGCCTCGCTGTGGAGAAGAGGATTACCTCCCCGCTCATGGAGCCGAGCAGCATTGAGAAAATCGTAGAGATTGATGCTCACATAG GTTGTGCCATGAGTGGGCTAATTGCTGATGCTAAGACTTTAATTGATAAAGCCAGAGTGGAGAcacag AACCACTGGTTCACCTACAATGAGACGATGACAGTGGAGAGTGTGACCCAGGCTGTGTCCAATCTGGCCCTACAATTTGGAGAAGAAGATGCAGACCCAGGTGCTATG tctcgTCCCTTTGGAGTAGCACTGTTATTTGGAGGCGTTGATGAGAAAGGACCTCAGCT GTTTCATATGGACCCATCTGGGACCTTTGTACAGTGTGATGCTCGAGCAATTGGCTCTGCTTCAGAGGGTGCTCAGAGCTCCTTGCAAGAAGTTTACCACAAG TCTATGACACTGAAAGAAGCCATCAAATCTTCACTCATCATCCTCAAACAAGTAATGGAGGAGAAGCTGAATGCAACTAACATAGAG cTAGCCACTGTGCAGCCTGGCCGGAATTTCCACATGTTCACAAAGGAAGAACTTGAAGAGGTTATCAAGGACATTTAA